A genomic segment from Roseibium algicola encodes:
- a CDS encoding carbohydrate kinase family protein, with the protein MNAAYKQVALSPEKANETGTPIAVIGNANLDIVGGMLSGWPDKGTEAFLDLSDMRIGGSAANTALVLDRLGMESGLISAVGSDLSGTMIETRFAGPLDRIIRIDGPSSVTFGLLHPGSERTFFSTRGHLDHFGETQAMQALEEWPLNGALVLVSGSFAMPELLHPTASMLSFLKDQGAQTAIDPGWPGEGWTPHNIALMREWVSVSDHILINDKELLGLTEAGDLGEATRKLSGMLQGSAVGVVKCGAKGALCILRTGRCEQIAAPAAEVLDTIGAGDAFNAGYLAAIARGWSAVAATRAGCRVATAVVTDFPRQEGPLVLDEEDPSR; encoded by the coding sequence ATGAACGCAGCATACAAACAAGTTGCCCTTTCACCGGAAAAGGCGAATGAGACCGGGACGCCCATTGCCGTGATCGGCAACGCCAATCTGGATATCGTCGGCGGCATGCTCTCCGGCTGGCCGGACAAGGGAACAGAGGCCTTCCTCGACCTTTCCGACATGCGCATCGGAGGATCGGCGGCCAATACCGCTCTCGTCCTGGACCGCCTCGGCATGGAAAGCGGGCTGATCTCGGCGGTCGGGTCGGACCTTTCCGGAACGATGATCGAAACCCGGTTCGCCGGTCCGCTCGATCGGATCATCCGCATCGACGGACCGAGTTCCGTCACCTTCGGACTTTTGCATCCAGGTTCCGAGCGCACTTTCTTCTCGACGCGCGGCCACCTCGACCACTTCGGTGAAACCCAGGCCATGCAGGCGCTCGAGGAATGGCCGCTGAACGGCGCGCTGGTTCTCGTCAGCGGCAGCTTCGCGATGCCCGAACTGCTTCACCCGACAGCCTCGATGCTGTCCTTCCTGAAAGACCAGGGCGCGCAAACCGCAATCGATCCGGGCTGGCCGGGGGAGGGCTGGACGCCTCACAACATCGCGCTCATGCGCGAATGGGTATCTGTCAGCGACCACATCCTGATCAACGACAAGGAACTCCTTGGCCTGACGGAGGCCGGCGACCTCGGCGAAGCAACCCGCAAATTGTCGGGCATGCTTCAGGGCTCCGCGGTCGGGGTGGTCAAATGCGGGGCCAAGGGAGCCCTGTGCATTCTGCGGACCGGAAGATGCGAACAGATCGCGGCGCCAGCCGCCGAGGTACTTGACACGATCGGTGCCGGGGACGCGTTCAATGCGGGCTACCTCGCGGCGATTGCGCGCGGATGGTCCGCTGTCGCCGCCACCAGGGCCGGCTGCCGTGTCGCCACTGCGGTGGTGACGGATTTTCCCCGGCAGGAGGGGCCACTCGTGCTGGACGAGGAAGACCCGTCGAGATGA
- a CDS encoding sulfatase family protein — MNILLLVADDLGRMTGCYGETAIRTPNIDALAAEGTRFDMAFTSTASCSASRSVIYTGLHTHETGQYGLHHDHHHFMTVADVETAPALLNAAGYHTGIIGKVHVGPPEVYPWALREESATRDVGWVAERAEAYFGDRVKDGNPFFLTIGFIDPHRDETRGGFGNEKFGADDPVFSPDDTLVPSFLPDLPEVREELAEYYRSVHRLDRGVGMVLDRLEKAGLADDTLVVFLSDNGSPFLNSKTTLFDAGVHLPLLMRRPGQKAGVVNPNLVSFTDLLPTFLEAAGLTPEAGRRKGRSLLPILENTSTLPAWQLVFGSHTFHEVTNYWPTRFLRTRRYKYHRNVAWQLDFPFSGDLYGSLSWQGMRLQRSVMIGDRPLRSYIRRPPEELFDLHNDPGEVNNLAEDPEYTAALMRYRALMEEWQRKTADPWLYKDGISVRAVEHHLANGLELPDRFDFDPDNP; from the coding sequence ATGAACATTCTCCTGCTCGTCGCCGACGATCTCGGCCGCATGACCGGTTGCTACGGGGAAACGGCCATCCGGACTCCCAACATCGACGCGCTCGCCGCCGAGGGCACGCGCTTCGACATGGCCTTCACCTCCACTGCATCATGCTCGGCAAGCCGGTCCGTCATCTATACCGGCCTGCACACCCATGAAACCGGCCAGTATGGCCTTCACCACGACCATCACCATTTCATGACCGTTGCCGATGTCGAAACGGCACCGGCATTGCTGAATGCCGCCGGCTATCACACCGGCATCATCGGCAAGGTGCATGTCGGGCCGCCCGAGGTCTATCCGTGGGCCTTGCGGGAGGAAAGCGCGACGCGTGATGTTGGCTGGGTGGCTGAGCGTGCGGAGGCCTATTTCGGTGACCGGGTCAAAGATGGCAATCCGTTCTTCCTGACGATCGGTTTCATCGATCCGCACCGTGACGAGACGAGGGGCGGGTTCGGAAACGAGAAGTTCGGCGCCGACGATCCGGTGTTCTCGCCGGACGATACGCTCGTTCCGTCCTTTCTGCCCGATCTGCCCGAGGTGCGTGAGGAACTTGCCGAATACTACCGTTCGGTCCACCGTCTCGACCGGGGCGTCGGCATGGTGCTTGACCGGCTCGAAAAAGCGGGGCTTGCTGACGATACGCTGGTCGTGTTTCTTTCCGACAACGGATCGCCGTTCCTCAACTCCAAAACGACCCTGTTCGACGCCGGTGTCCACTTGCCGCTCCTCATGCGCCGGCCCGGTCAAAAGGCAGGTGTGGTCAATCCCAATCTCGTCTCGTTCACGGATCTTTTGCCGACATTCCTGGAGGCTGCGGGTCTCACGCCGGAGGCCGGGAGGCGCAAGGGCCGCTCCCTCTTGCCGATCCTCGAAAACACTTCGACACTGCCCGCCTGGCAGCTCGTCTTCGGGTCGCATACGTTCCACGAGGTCACCAACTACTGGCCGACACGCTTCCTGCGGACACGGCGCTACAAATACCATCGAAATGTGGCCTGGCAGCTTGATTTTCCGTTTTCCGGTGATCTCTATGGGTCTCTGTCGTGGCAGGGCATGCGCCTCCAGCGTTCGGTGATGATCGGTGACCGGCCCCTCAGGTCCTACATCAGGCGGCCGCCGGAGGAGCTCTTCGATCTGCACAATGATCCGGGCGAGGTGAATAACCTTGCCGAAGATCCCGAATACACGGCGGCCTTGATGCGCTATCGCGCATTGATGGAAGAATGGCAGCGCAAAACCGCCGATCCATGGCTTTACAAGGATGGTATTTCCGTGCGCGCTGTAGAACACCACCTCGCCAACGGACTTGAGCTTCCCGACCGCTTCGACTTTGATCCCGACAATCCGTGA
- a CDS encoding methylated-DNA--[protein]-cysteine S-methyltransferase, with protein sequence MGESIRYACGMSFLGDFMLASSAKGIVALEFGSTRTALKDALLVRFLDVELEKDEEGLATAMHISGNLIDGLTANSDLPLDLRGTSLEVDVWDMLQEIPSGQTTTYGALAAKLGILDARVVSEAVAANPVALIVPCHRVIRKNGSISGYRWGVWRKRALLARELEDARRTA encoded by the coding sequence ATGGGTGAAAGTATTCGCTATGCATGCGGGATGAGTTTCCTGGGTGATTTTATGCTCGCAAGCTCTGCCAAAGGCATTGTGGCTCTTGAGTTCGGTAGTACACGAACCGCGCTGAAAGATGCTCTGTTAGTCCGTTTTCTTGATGTTGAATTGGAGAAAGACGAAGAGGGGCTTGCAACCGCCATGCACATTTCTGGAAATCTCATCGACGGCCTGACGGCAAACAGTGATCTGCCGCTCGATTTGCGAGGGACGTCCCTTGAAGTCGATGTTTGGGATATGCTGCAGGAAATTCCTTCCGGACAAACCACAACCTATGGCGCGCTGGCGGCGAAGCTCGGAATACTGGATGCGCGCGTTGTTTCCGAAGCGGTTGCGGCCAATCCGGTGGCTCTCATTGTACCGTGTCACCGCGTTATCAGAAAGAACGGTTCCATATCCGGTTACAGATGGGGCGTTTGGCGCAAGCGTGCGCTGTTGGCGCGCGAATTGGAAGACGCCAGGCGCACAGCGTGA